The Rhodocytophaga rosea genome has a segment encoding these proteins:
- a CDS encoding ABC transporter permease, translated as MIKNYITVALRNLMNQKFYSIIKILGLAVGLASSILIALFVYEDFSYDGFNTKKDRIVRVLTIDNAQGVKSKLVGVTYPGFAPAIEQDVPEVVNSVRIFNQGRVPLRVGDNLLSSEGAYRTESSFFEIFDYKLVNGNSRGVLDEPNSVVLTQALATKLFGKENPVGKAIQMGTTSLNVKAVMADPPKNSHLQFDMLRSITPTPSDSSYAQFLNSFGGISGHVYLLLDQPRDLKTIIPKLKQVADKNQGYELFEPSLQYLSDIHLKSGEILFEQNHNKTDGSNLYVLSFVAMLIVLLAAVNFMNLVTAHAASRAKEVGLRKVVGAVKEQLIWQHLLESIVVTAISFGIAFVLAIVLLPVLNNVYQRYATYQPLLSPIAIAGSLIGVLVLGLIAGSYPAFVLSSFKPVTVLKGAFKNSSGGIRLRQTLVVLQFTISIALMVGMGIVFLQMNYIQNKDLGFSREQILTIPFKGPQAQQKAKTFQTELKRNPSIISTGTSSNKLGQQLGRTNIAPEGKPSETNYITSIMVVDESFIPTMDIKLLKGRNFSTQFPADSASSMIINEEMARLLDWPEPIGKTIRLETGQNQFTAYQVVGLVKDFHFATIRHKVEPVFMLYNKDNSQLAIKISTANVPGTLDFIGQTWKRINAETPYEYNFLDADFANLYRSEQTFATMFSHFTVLALFIAVLGLLGLSAFTAQQRRKEISIRKVLGADVSQIIFLLSKDFLQLVLVAVIIAIPIAWYFMRKWLEDFAYRTDMNPWVFVAAAVTAIMVALGTVSYLSYKAAQTNPIKSLRNE; from the coding sequence ATGATTAAAAATTATATCACCGTTGCCCTGCGCAACCTGATGAACCAAAAGTTCTACTCCATCATTAAAATTCTGGGACTGGCAGTTGGGCTGGCTTCCAGTATCCTGATTGCGCTGTTCGTTTATGAGGATTTCTCTTATGATGGGTTTAATACCAAGAAAGACCGGATTGTACGAGTGCTTACCATTGATAATGCCCAAGGCGTAAAGAGTAAACTGGTGGGCGTTACCTATCCTGGTTTTGCGCCTGCCATTGAACAAGATGTGCCCGAAGTAGTTAATTCAGTGCGGATTTTTAACCAGGGCAGAGTGCCTTTACGAGTGGGTGATAATCTGCTCAGTTCCGAAGGTGCGTACCGGACAGAAAGCTCATTTTTTGAAATTTTCGATTATAAACTGGTCAACGGCAATTCCAGAGGGGTGTTGGATGAACCCAATTCCGTAGTACTCACGCAGGCACTGGCGACTAAACTTTTCGGCAAAGAAAATCCGGTGGGCAAGGCTATTCAAATGGGCACTACTTCACTGAATGTAAAAGCCGTAATGGCTGATCCGCCCAAAAATTCTCACCTGCAGTTTGATATGCTGCGTTCTATCACGCCTACTCCATCCGATTCGAGTTATGCCCAGTTTCTCAATTCATTTGGTGGCATCAGCGGACATGTCTATTTGTTGCTTGATCAGCCCAGGGATCTGAAAACCATTATCCCTAAACTGAAACAAGTAGCCGATAAAAACCAGGGCTACGAACTATTTGAACCTAGTTTACAATACTTATCGGATATACACCTGAAATCCGGCGAAATACTATTTGAACAGAATCACAATAAAACGGATGGCTCTAATCTGTATGTACTTTCCTTTGTGGCCATGCTCATTGTGTTGCTGGCAGCCGTTAACTTCATGAATCTGGTAACAGCTCATGCCGCGAGCCGGGCCAAAGAAGTAGGCTTACGCAAAGTGGTAGGCGCTGTAAAGGAACAACTGATCTGGCAGCATTTGCTGGAATCTATTGTAGTTACGGCCATTTCATTTGGAATTGCCTTTGTACTGGCCATTGTATTGCTTCCGGTGCTTAACAATGTATACCAGCGTTATGCTACTTACCAGCCGCTCCTTTCTCCAATTGCCATTGCCGGTTCGCTGATTGGTGTATTGGTTTTGGGATTGATAGCCGGCAGTTATCCGGCTTTTGTATTATCCAGTTTTAAACCGGTAACCGTGCTCAAAGGGGCTTTTAAAAACAGCAGTGGGGGTATCCGGCTCCGGCAAACGCTGGTGGTACTGCAATTTACCATCTCTATTGCCTTGATGGTGGGAATGGGCATTGTGTTCCTGCAAATGAATTATATTCAGAATAAAGATCTGGGATTCAGCCGCGAACAGATACTTACCATTCCGTTTAAAGGCCCACAAGCCCAGCAAAAGGCAAAAACCTTTCAAACTGAATTAAAGCGTAATCCCAGTATTATCAGTACAGGCACTTCCAGTAATAAACTGGGTCAGCAATTAGGCCGCACCAATATCGCTCCTGAAGGAAAACCCTCCGAGACCAATTACATTACCAGCATTATGGTGGTAGACGAGTCGTTCATTCCTACCATGGACATAAAATTGCTAAAAGGCCGCAATTTTTCTACCCAGTTTCCGGCTGATTCGGCTTCTTCTATGATCATTAACGAAGAAATGGCACGTCTGCTCGACTGGCCGGAACCCATTGGAAAAACCATCCGCCTGGAAACCGGCCAGAATCAGTTTACCGCCTATCAGGTGGTGGGTCTGGTAAAGGATTTTCATTTTGCCACCATCCGGCACAAAGTAGAGCCTGTATTTATGCTCTATAACAAAGATAATAGCCAGCTGGCTATAAAGATCAGTACTGCCAATGTACCTGGAACACTTGATTTTATCGGGCAAACCTGGAAGCGGATCAATGCAGAAACGCCCTATGAGTATAACTTCCTGGATGCCGACTTTGCTAATCTGTACCGCAGCGAACAAACCTTTGCCACCATGTTCAGCCACTTTACAGTGCTGGCTTTATTTATTGCAGTATTGGGATTATTAGGTCTTTCTGCTTTTACGGCTCAGCAGCGCCGCAAGGAGATCAGTATCCGGAAAGTATTAGGCGCCGATGTTTCCCAGATTATCTTCTTACTCTCCAAAGATTTTCTACAATTGGTTCTGGTTGCAGTAATAATCGCCATACCTATTGCCTGGTATTTTATGCGCAAATGGCTGGAAGATTTTGCTTACCGGACGGATATGAATCCCTGGGTATTTGTAGCAGCGGCTGTAACCGCCATTATGGTGGCTTTAGGTACGGTAAGCTATCTATCTTATAAAGCAGCTCAGACAAATCCAATAAAAAGTTTACGCAATGAGTAA
- a CDS encoding ABC transporter permease: MIKNYITVALRNLSRHKVFSFINILGLALGLACCITIFLFVQDEFRYDTFHSKGDRIYRLNNNRIRENGADFTAMTPPALGPALVKDYPEVQKTARFFDMRSPLVVYEDKKFFEPDFLLADSSALEIFTLPLVKGNPQTALKEKFSLIITESTAKKYFGTEDPLGKVVTVSGELKFTVTGVMKDLPMHTHLKINCLGNFNLLRDFVGQERLSNWVWHQFFTYILVQEKYDIASLEAKLPQFITTYTADETARSGTRYNFKIQPLKDVHLQSSHLEFDIAQRGDIQYVYAFSAIALFALLIACFNFMNLSTARSTKRAKEVGLRKVVGANRKQLISQFIGESILLVSIAMGMAFILVYVTLPIFNDFSSKNLQLLPMFNILSILGILVLILVVGLLAGLYPAFFLSAFQPVRVLKGELRSRLGGYTLRQTLVVLQFAISTVLIIGTAIVFRQLNYIQHTNLGFSKEQLVSLPIRNGDMRRNFEGIKTELLQNPNITAATSCYGLPGSLFAGDAITIPGSGSDITTINMFLVDYDYIPTLGMELAAGRNFSKDFGRDVEGAYILNETAVREFGWGTPEKALGKEIHWKKWNQDNATISDSLKRGKVIGVVKDFHYKSLHQKIEPLVLHIYPSAFEDIVVKIRPENMKATLAFLENKWTKLDANWPFEYTFLDEQFARKYESEQIFSKVFITFTLLSIFIACLGLFGLASFTAGQRSKEIGIRKVLGASVPGIVFLLSKDFLKLVLLSLVIAVPLAWYAMSSWLEDFAYRIDMDWWVFAMAGLVAVLIALFTISFQSIKAALSNPVKSLRNE; the protein is encoded by the coding sequence ATGATCAAAAATTATATAACGGTTGCCCTACGCAACCTCTCCCGCCACAAAGTATTTTCCTTTATTAACATTCTGGGTTTAGCTTTAGGATTAGCCTGCTGTATCACCATCTTTCTGTTTGTGCAGGATGAATTCCGCTATGATACTTTTCACAGCAAAGGTGATCGCATTTACCGGCTGAACAATAACCGCATCCGGGAAAATGGCGCAGATTTTACCGCCATGACGCCACCGGCATTAGGTCCTGCCCTGGTGAAAGATTACCCGGAAGTGCAAAAAACCGCCCGTTTTTTTGATATGCGTTCGCCGCTGGTGGTATATGAAGACAAAAAATTCTTTGAACCGGATTTTCTGCTTGCTGACTCTTCTGCCCTGGAAATTTTCACTTTGCCCCTGGTAAAAGGAAATCCGCAAACAGCCTTGAAAGAAAAGTTTTCCCTGATTATCACAGAAAGCACTGCTAAAAAATACTTCGGAACAGAAGATCCATTGGGCAAGGTAGTAACGGTATCTGGCGAACTGAAATTTACGGTTACCGGTGTCATGAAAGACTTACCCATGCACACGCATCTTAAAATTAACTGCCTGGGAAATTTTAATCTGTTACGGGATTTTGTAGGACAGGAACGGCTTTCTAACTGGGTATGGCATCAGTTTTTTACCTATATCCTGGTGCAGGAAAAGTATGATATTGCCAGCCTGGAAGCCAAACTACCACAATTTATTACCACCTATACCGCTGACGAAACTGCCAGAAGTGGTACCAGATACAATTTTAAGATACAGCCCCTGAAAGACGTTCACCTGCAATCATCACACCTTGAATTTGACATTGCCCAGCGGGGAGATATTCAGTATGTATATGCCTTTTCTGCCATTGCTTTATTTGCCTTGCTGATCGCCTGTTTTAATTTTATGAATCTGTCTACGGCACGTTCGACAAAGCGGGCGAAAGAAGTAGGACTACGGAAAGTGGTAGGTGCCAACCGCAAACAACTCATCTCACAGTTCATTGGAGAATCCATCCTGCTGGTGAGCATAGCGATGGGTATGGCTTTTATACTGGTGTATGTTACCCTGCCCATCTTCAACGACTTCTCAAGTAAAAATCTGCAATTGCTGCCAATGTTCAATATCTTATCCATTCTTGGTATACTGGTACTCATTCTGGTAGTAGGTTTACTGGCAGGGCTTTATCCTGCTTTTTTCCTGTCAGCTTTTCAGCCGGTGAGGGTGCTGAAAGGAGAACTTCGCAGCCGCCTGGGTGGCTATACTTTACGGCAAACGCTGGTTGTCCTTCAGTTTGCCATTTCTACCGTGCTGATCATCGGAACAGCCATTGTTTTCAGGCAGCTCAATTATATACAACACACCAATCTGGGATTTTCTAAAGAGCAGCTTGTTTCGTTGCCCATCCGAAACGGGGATATGCGGCGCAATTTCGAAGGCATTAAAACCGAATTATTACAGAATCCCAATATCACAGCAGCAACTTCCTGCTATGGTTTGCCAGGCAGCCTCTTTGCCGGAGATGCTATTACTATTCCCGGCAGCGGTTCAGATATCACAACCATCAACATGTTTCTGGTAGATTACGATTACATTCCTACACTAGGCATGGAACTGGCCGCCGGGCGGAATTTCTCCAAAGACTTTGGCAGGGATGTCGAAGGCGCATATATTCTCAATGAAACTGCCGTGAGAGAATTTGGCTGGGGTACACCGGAAAAAGCCCTGGGCAAAGAAATTCACTGGAAAAAATGGAACCAGGATAATGCAACCATTTCCGACAGCCTGAAACGGGGAAAAGTAATTGGGGTAGTAAAAGACTTTCATTATAAGTCGCTTCATCAGAAGATTGAACCCCTGGTTTTACACATCTATCCGAGTGCATTTGAAGATATCGTAGTAAAGATCCGTCCGGAGAATATGAAGGCTACGCTAGCGTTTCTGGAAAATAAATGGACCAAACTGGATGCTAACTGGCCTTTTGAATATACCTTCCTCGACGAACAGTTTGCCCGGAAGTATGAATCGGAGCAGATATTCAGTAAGGTATTTATCACGTTCACACTGCTTTCTATCTTCATCGCCTGCCTGGGTTTATTTGGCCTGGCTTCCTTTACCGCCGGACAACGTTCCAAAGAAATAGGCATCCGCAAAGTATTGGGCGCTTCGGTGCCAGGCATTGTATTCCTATTATCGAAAGATTTTCTCAAACTGGTATTACTCTCTTTAGTGATTGCTGTTCCCCTGGCGTGGTATGCCATGAGTAGCTGGCTCGAGGATTTTGCCTATCGAATCGACATGGACTGGTGGGTGTTTGCTATGGCCGGACTTGTAGCCGTATTGATTGCCTTGTTTACCATAAGTTTCCAATCCATTAAGGCAGCGCTGAGCAATCCGGTCAAAAGTCTGAGAAATGAATAA
- a CDS encoding ABC transporter permease, whose amino-acid sequence MFKNYMTIALRNMLRHKGFTFINIFGLAIGMAAFLVIMLFVGYELSFDSIHKKNIYRLDEVQQFEGMVAPQNVALSMYPMISALQNDYPEVVNATHINANEKVPLVYGEQKVYIPKIFWADSSFLQMFDFELLSGERMIALKEPNSIVLTEESAGKLFGKENPLGKTLISYGRDTLNFKVTGILKNIGKNSHLQFDGLRSFSTIHNEDMMKNWGGNWLVSYLQLAENTNVAALEKKFPDFLAKYMSEDNRKSYKLFLQPLKEVHAGSVDITHDYHNFQKFDGKYTYIFSILALLVLTIASINFVNLSTAQSAGRAKEVGIRKSVGAYRFQIARQFIGESVLLTLVALLLAIIIVEISLPFVRNLSERELYLPLFSQPLTILALLGVAIIVGVLSGIYPAVFLSTFEPSKVLKGSIQGVAGKATLRNFLVVGQFAAAIILIIGTVLATQQLRYMQNRQTGFNRQQVITIPMSRIANQKYETLKEELLRNPAVTGVTGSNQRLGNNLHQTGVKFQGNGPLRELATSQVVVDFDYLSFYNIQLAEGRNFSRDYAADNGKSYIINETMARELLKDTPDASFASLVGKPFAFGWEDSLGTIIGVAKDFNFNSLHHKIETLTMNVRKDWGYSEMSVRIEASRSQEAIQHISGVWNRMVPDLFFEYTFLDEHFGKLYQSDKQVSLVMSILAGLAILIACLGLFGLAAFTAQKRTREIGIRKVLGASTFHITTLLSKDFLKLVFIAFIIASPVAWWAMSSWLEDFAYRIDMNLWVFVIAGVVALLIALGTVSFQSIKAALANPIKSLRNE is encoded by the coding sequence ATGTTCAAAAATTATATGACCATTGCCTTGCGGAATATGCTCCGGCATAAGGGATTTACCTTTATTAATATTTTTGGTCTGGCAATCGGTATGGCTGCCTTTCTGGTGATTATGCTGTTTGTTGGCTATGAATTGAGTTTTGACAGCATTCACAAGAAAAATATTTACCGACTGGATGAAGTACAACAATTTGAGGGAATGGTAGCACCTCAGAATGTGGCCTTGTCTATGTACCCGATGATCTCTGCCTTGCAGAATGATTATCCGGAAGTAGTGAATGCGACTCATATTAATGCCAATGAAAAAGTGCCTTTGGTATATGGAGAACAAAAGGTATATATTCCCAAAATCTTTTGGGCAGATTCTTCTTTTCTGCAAATGTTCGATTTTGAACTCCTTTCCGGTGAACGGATGATTGCTTTGAAAGAGCCTAACAGTATCGTTCTGACAGAAGAAAGCGCCGGAAAGTTATTTGGAAAAGAAAACCCATTGGGAAAAACTCTGATTTCTTATGGCCGGGATACGCTTAACTTCAAGGTAACAGGTATTCTGAAAAACATCGGTAAAAACTCTCATTTGCAATTCGATGGCTTACGCTCGTTCAGTACCATCCATAATGAGGATATGATGAAAAACTGGGGTGGAAACTGGCTGGTTTCCTACCTGCAGCTGGCCGAAAACACCAATGTAGCTGCCCTGGAAAAAAAATTTCCTGACTTTTTAGCCAAGTACATGTCAGAAGACAACCGCAAAAGTTATAAGTTGTTTTTACAACCGCTGAAAGAAGTACATGCCGGCTCTGTAGACATTACCCATGATTACCATAATTTTCAAAAATTTGACGGAAAATACACGTATATCTTTTCAATATTAGCCCTGCTGGTGCTTACCATTGCCAGTATTAATTTTGTTAACCTGTCTACCGCTCAATCGGCCGGACGGGCCAAAGAAGTAGGCATCCGGAAATCAGTAGGAGCCTACCGCTTTCAGATTGCCAGGCAGTTTATCGGTGAATCGGTATTACTTACCCTGGTAGCACTCCTTCTGGCTATAATAATCGTAGAAATTTCCCTGCCTTTTGTGCGGAATTTAAGCGAACGGGAACTCTACCTGCCTTTGTTCAGCCAGCCACTTACTATACTTGCCCTGCTAGGTGTAGCCATTATAGTAGGTGTATTATCTGGCATTTATCCGGCGGTATTTTTATCAACTTTTGAACCATCCAAAGTCCTGAAAGGAAGTATTCAGGGAGTGGCTGGGAAAGCTACCCTGCGTAATTTCCTGGTGGTGGGTCAGTTTGCCGCTGCTATTATTCTGATCATTGGGACGGTACTGGCTACCCAGCAGCTCCGTTATATGCAAAACCGGCAAACAGGCTTCAACCGGCAACAAGTAATTACCATTCCCATGAGCCGCATCGCCAACCAGAAATATGAAACTCTCAAAGAGGAATTACTGCGGAATCCGGCCGTCACAGGCGTTACAGGCTCTAACCAACGGCTGGGTAACAACCTGCATCAAACCGGGGTGAAATTTCAGGGAAATGGTCCCTTGCGGGAATTGGCTACCTCACAGGTAGTGGTAGACTTTGATTATCTCAGCTTTTACAATATTCAGCTGGCAGAAGGCCGGAATTTTTCAAGAGACTATGCGGCGGATAATGGCAAATCCTATATCATTAATGAAACCATGGCCAGGGAACTCCTGAAAGATACGCCGGATGCCTCCTTTGCTTCATTGGTTGGGAAACCCTTTGCCTTTGGCTGGGAAGATTCCCTGGGTACTATTATTGGCGTTGCCAAAGATTTCAACTTTAATTCGCTGCACCACAAGATTGAAACCCTTACAATGAATGTGCGCAAAGATTGGGGCTATAGTGAAATGTCAGTACGGATAGAGGCCAGCCGTTCGCAGGAAGCGATTCAACATATCTCCGGTGTCTGGAACCGGATGGTGCCTGATTTATTCTTTGAATATACATTTCTGGATGAGCACTTTGGCAAATTATATCAATCCGATAAACAAGTAAGCCTGGTAATGAGTATTCTGGCCGGGCTGGCTATTCTGATTGCCTGCCTGGGTTTATTTGGTCTGGCGGCGTTTACGGCACAAAAAAGGACCAGAGAAATCGGCATACGGAAAGTGCTGGGCGCTTCAACCTTCCACATTACTACGCTGCTGTCTAAAGATTTTCTCAAGCTGGTTTTTATTGCCTTTATTATTGCCAGTCCGGTGGCCTGGTGGGCCATGAGCAGCTGGCTGGAAGATTTTGCATACCGGATCGATATGAACCTGTGGGTATTTGTAATCGCAGGAGTTGTTGCCCTGCTGATTGCGTTAGGTACCGTCAGTTTTCAGTCTATTAAAGCGGCGCTGGCTAATCCAATAAAGAGCTTACGGAATGAGTAA
- a CDS encoding ABC transporter permease — MLRNYLTIAFRNLLRHKTFSLINVLGLTIGMAACLLIMQYVCFELSYDSFHQNKDRIYRIPVEFFLANGQRDYIDADSPPILGPTLQQDFPEIADYVRLHWMYGAVISYQNVTYREERIYYAEHSFLNLFSYPLREGNPRTALTEPNTVVLTEATARKYFGSENPVGKHIQLDGKRNLQVTGILHDIPKNSHLQFDLLVSLATMAQIEKENLKSWGWYNFFTYILLKPQVNAKAFEAKLPAFMEKYQGKDMREKNYRSALIMQPLQDIHLNDTISYEVEKIGNRQAIYFLAIIALFIVVIAWVNYINLSTAKATERAREVGIRKVIGSTRKQLIGQFLLESVLMNLIASVSAVFLAYLASPFFHTLLGKDIPFSFWQNIPFVLTMAGMLVTGMFVSAFYPAFVLSSFKPIRVLKGNIITGNQGIWLRKSLVVFQFAASVTLIIGTLVVYQQLQFMRQQDLGLNVDQTLVLRAPQIRDSTFRTGKFTFKTELLRNPSIRSATFSNYVPGEEITDTGNVRRKGEKDKEGNYSFFWVDYDYIPAYDMEIVAGRNFSSAFATDKQAVILNKTAVQTIGFSTAQEAINQIIIVRNEEKTIVGVVKDYHQRSLRNRHEPIVFIGDLSRSLYFSLKVSPTNLSQTIDAIQETFETRFPGNPFEYFFLDEYFNRQYQTDQQFGQTFAFFASLAIFIACLGLFGLASFTTTQRTKEIGVRKVLGASVPDILLLLSKDFLRLILIACVIAIPVAWVVMHQWLESYAFRINLQWWLFALPGILIIGIAIVTVSFQSMRAALADPVKSLRNE; from the coding sequence ATGCTCAGAAACTATCTCACTATTGCCTTCAGGAATTTACTCCGGCACAAAACTTTTTCGCTCATTAATGTACTGGGTTTAACTATTGGAATGGCGGCCTGTTTGCTCATTATGCAATATGTATGCTTTGAACTGAGCTATGATTCATTCCATCAAAACAAAGACCGGATATACCGCATTCCGGTAGAATTCTTTCTGGCAAATGGCCAGCGGGATTATATTGACGCTGACTCCCCTCCGATATTGGGTCCAACCCTACAACAAGATTTTCCGGAAATCGCTGATTATGTACGCCTGCACTGGATGTATGGTGCTGTTATTTCTTACCAAAATGTAACGTACCGGGAGGAAAGAATCTATTACGCTGAGCATTCTTTTTTAAACCTGTTTTCTTATCCTCTGCGTGAAGGAAATCCCCGTACTGCACTCACTGAACCTAACACAGTTGTATTGACAGAGGCTACAGCCAGGAAATATTTTGGCAGCGAAAATCCGGTAGGAAAACACATTCAACTCGACGGGAAGCGAAACTTACAGGTAACAGGTATATTACATGACATTCCGAAAAATTCCCACCTGCAATTTGACCTTCTGGTTTCATTGGCAACAATGGCACAAATAGAAAAAGAGAATCTCAAAAGCTGGGGTTGGTATAACTTCTTTACCTACATCCTGCTCAAACCGCAGGTGAATGCAAAAGCGTTTGAGGCAAAACTCCCGGCTTTTATGGAAAAATACCAGGGCAAAGATATGCGCGAAAAAAATTACCGCAGTGCGCTTATTATGCAACCTCTGCAAGATATTCACTTAAACGATACGATTTCTTATGAAGTAGAAAAAATTGGTAACCGGCAAGCCATTTATTTCCTGGCTATTATCGCTTTATTTATCGTAGTGATTGCCTGGGTGAATTATATAAATCTATCTACAGCCAAAGCTACTGAACGGGCCAGAGAAGTGGGCATCCGCAAAGTAATTGGTTCTACCCGCAAACAACTCATTGGGCAATTTTTGCTGGAATCGGTACTGATGAACCTGATAGCCAGTGTTTCTGCTGTTTTCCTTGCCTATCTGGCATCACCTTTCTTTCATACACTACTGGGAAAAGATATTCCATTTTCGTTCTGGCAAAACATACCATTTGTGTTAACTATGGCAGGGATGCTGGTAACTGGTATGTTCGTATCCGCTTTTTACCCGGCATTTGTTTTATCCTCCTTTAAACCAATCCGGGTGCTGAAAGGGAATATTATAACAGGAAACCAGGGAATATGGCTGCGGAAAAGCCTGGTGGTATTTCAATTTGCGGCATCCGTAACCTTAATTATTGGGACACTGGTGGTATACCAGCAGCTTCAGTTTATGCGCCAGCAGGATTTAGGACTGAATGTAGATCAGACGCTTGTGCTACGGGCGCCACAAATCCGTGATTCCACATTCAGGACCGGCAAGTTTACCTTTAAAACAGAACTGTTACGAAATCCCAGCATTCGCAGTGCTACCTTTTCCAATTATGTACCAGGTGAAGAAATTACAGATACCGGGAATGTAAGACGCAAAGGAGAGAAGGATAAAGAAGGGAATTATTCCTTCTTCTGGGTTGATTACGATTATATTCCAGCCTACGATATGGAAATAGTGGCCGGACGTAATTTTTCCTCAGCATTTGCTACAGATAAACAAGCCGTCATTCTCAACAAAACTGCCGTTCAGACTATTGGATTCAGTACTGCCCAGGAAGCCATTAATCAAATCATTATTGTGCGGAATGAAGAAAAAACCATAGTTGGGGTTGTAAAAGATTATCACCAGCGCTCGCTCCGGAACCGGCACGAACCCATTGTATTTATCGGAGATCTGAGCCGCTCTTTATACTTCTCCCTGAAGGTGAGCCCAACGAATCTATCACAAACTATTGATGCTATACAGGAAACTTTTGAAACACGTTTTCCTGGGAATCCATTTGAATACTTTTTCCTGGATGAATATTTTAACCGCCAGTACCAGACAGACCAGCAGTTCGGACAGACATTTGCCTTTTTTGCAAGCCTGGCTATTTTCATTGCCTGCCTGGGTTTGTTCGGCCTGGCTTCGTTTACTACTACTCAGCGTACCAAAGAAATTGGTGTGAGAAAAGTATTAGGCGCTTCGGTTCCAGATATTCTGCTGCTATTATCCAAAGACTTTTTAAGGCTTATATTAATAGCTTGTGTAATCGCTATTCCGGTGGCCTGGGTAGTTATGCACCAATGGCTGGAAAGTTATGCCTTCCGGATCAATTTGCAATGGTGGCTATTTGCACTGCCAGGTATTTTGATTATTGGGATTGCCATTGTTACAGTTAGTTTTCAGTCTATGAGAGCGGCACTGGCCGATCCGGTAAAGAGTTTACGAAATGAATAA